From Aedes albopictus strain Foshan chromosome 1, AalbF5, whole genome shotgun sequence, one genomic window encodes:
- the LOC115261995 gene encoding probable cyclin-dependent serine/threonine-protein kinase DDB_G0292550: MALASKTKNKEPCKNSSINNNNNNNNNNNNNNNNNNNNNNNNNNNNNNNNNNNNNNNNNNNNNNNNNNNNNNNNNNNNNNNNNNNNNNNNNNNNNNNNNNNNNNNNNNNNNNNNNNNNNNNNNNNNNNNNNNNNNNNNNNNNNNNNNNNNNNNNNNNNNNNNNNNNNNNNNNNNNNNNNNNNNNNNNNNNNNNNNNNNNNNNNNNNNNNNNNNNNNNNNNNNNNNNNNNNNNNNNNNNNNNNNNNNNNNNNNNNNNNNNNNNNNNNNNNNNNNNNNNNNNNNNNNNNNNNNNNNNNNNNNNNNNNNNNNNNNNNNNNNNNNNNNNNNNNNNNNNNNNNNNNNNNNNNNNNNNNNNNNNNNNNNNNNNNNNNNNNNNNNNNNNNNNNNNNNNNNNNNNNNNNNNNNNNNNNNNNNNNNNNNNNNNNNNNNNNNNNNNNNNNNNNNNNNNNNNNNNNNNNNNNNNNNNNNNNNNNNNNNNNNNNNNNNNNNNNNNNNNNNNNNNNNNNNNNNNNNNNNNNNNNNNNNNNNNNNNNNNNNNNNNNNNNNNNNNNNNNNNNNNNNNNNNNNNNNNNNNNNNNNNNNNNNNNNNNNNNNSSSNMIVKCSSTQCAHPSSALLNNLLRETVAS; this comes from the exons ATGGCGTTGGCGTCAAA AACCAAAAACAAGGAACCTTGCAAAAACAGcagcatcaacaacaacaacaacaacaacaacaacaacaacaacaacaacaacaacaacaacaacaacaacaacaacaacaacaacaacaacaacaacaacaacaacaacaacaacaacaacaacaacaacaacaacaacaacaacaacaacaacaacaacaacaacaacaacaacaacaacaacaacaacaacaacaacaacaacaacaacaacaacaacaacaacaacaacaacaacaacaacaacaacaacaacaacaacaacaacaacaacaacaacaacaacaacaacaacaacaacaacaacaacaacaacaacaacaacaacaacaacaacaacaacaacaacaacaacaacaacaacaacaacaacaacaacaacaacaacaacaacaacaacaacaacaacaacaacaacaacaacaacaacaacaacaacaacaacaacaacaacaacaacaacaacaacaacaacaacaacaacaacaacaacaacaacaacaacaacaacaacaacaacaacaacaacaacaacaacaacaacaacaacaacaacaacaacaacaacaacaacaacaacaacaacaacaacaacaacaacaacaacaacaacaacaacaacaacaacaacaacaacaacaacaacaacaacaacaacaacaacaacaacaacaacaacaacaacaacaacaacaacaacaacaacaacaacaacaacaacaacaacaacaacaacaacaacaacaacaacaacaacaacaacaacaacaacaacaacaacaacaacaacaacaacaacaacaacaac aacaacaacaacaacaacaacaacaacaacaacaacaacaacaacaacaacaacaacaacaacaacaacaacaacaacaacaacaacaacaacaacaacaacaacaacaacaacaacaacaacaacaacaacaacaacaacaacaacaacaacaacaacaacaacaacaacaacaacaacaacaacaacaacaacaacaacaacaacaacaacaacaacaacaacaacaacaacaacaacaacaacaacaacaacaacaacaacaacaacaacaacaacaacaacaacaacaacaacaacaacaacaacaacaacaacaacaacaacaacaacaacaacaacaacaacaacaacaacaacaacaacaacaacaacaacaacaacaacaacaacaacaacaacaacaacaacaacaacaacaacaacaacaacaacaacaacaacaacaacaacaacaacaacaacaacaacaacaacaacaacaacaacaacaacaacaacaacaacaacaacaacaacaacaacaacaacaacaacaacaacaacaacaacaacaacaacaacaacaacaacaacaacaacaacaacaacaacaacaacaacaacaacaacaacaacaacaacaacaacaacaacaacaacaacaacaacaacaacaacaacaacaacaacaacaacaacaacaacaacaacaacaacaacaacaacaacaacaacaacaacaacaacaacaacaacaacaacaacaacaacaacaacaacaacaacaacaacaacaacaacaacaacaacaacaacaacaacaacaacaacaacaacaacaacaacaacaacaacaacaacaacaacaacaacaacaacaacaacaacaacaacaacaacaacaacaacaacaacaacaacaacaacaacaacaacaacaacaacagcagcagcaacatgaTAGTGAAATGCAGCTCGACCCAATGCGCCCACCCATCGTCCGCCTTACTGAACAATCTGCTGAGGGAGACGGTCGCTTCTTAA